Part of the Brevibacillus brevis genome is shown below.
GGAAAAACCATTGACATCCTTACCTAAAAAAACGGTCGAGAAATCGACCGTTTTTTCATGATTATTTTTTTTGGTCAAAGAATGAGCTGAAGTAGGCAATATTCGAGTAATGGTTATACTTCTTCACCGTATTTTTCGTACTCGTGATACTGCCGATTTTTTCACCCAATGTCTCTTTTCTGCCGTTCATTACCGGCTCCAGACGCTGATCAATGGCATATGCCTTGGCAATGTAGTTTCTCTTCTGGTCCTCAGACAGGGCCGTGCCACGATCGATGAGCTCTGATAGCTGATCCATTGTTTGTTGCCTCTCATCAAGCAAGCGAGACCATTCGTCAGGCTCCGAGTTTTCATCTAAAACGGATGATTCAAGTGCTACCGTTTGATCCAAGATCGTTTGCAACAGGGCTTCCAGTTGGTTGTTCTCCACTCTAGTCACACCCTGCATCTCAACCCTGCTGTTTTGCGAGTTTCATCGCTTCTTTCCAAGTATCCCGGAATTGGATAAACAGATCCTCAACTTCATTCAAGATTTCGGTACTCTTTTTGAGGTTGGCTTCAATTAAACGGCGCATCATGTACTCATACATTGTCATAAATTGCTTCGAGATGGGAATGTCTCTATTCAATGTAATGATGAGTTCATTCAAAATGTCCTGAACACGAATATTGGCTTCGTGAGCTTGAGCAAATTGTCTCTCGCCTATGGAGTTTTTTGCCTGTCTGATAAATTTAATGGCGCCATTATACAGCATTAAGGTAAGTTCAGATGGGGTCGCTGTAGTCACTTGATTGTTTTGATAAGTTTTCGCAGGATTTTGTATCATAGACTCATAGCTCCCTTCTTCTTTTTATTGCATGAGATTCGCAAACCAGCCGCCCTGTGAGTTAAACTTGGAAATGGCAGTTTCCATTGCGGTGTACTGTTTCCAATATCGATTCTCAATTTTTGCCAATCGGTCTTCCCATGTATCAATATCCAAATCCAGCTTTTTTAAATTTAACCCGATTGTACTTGTGTCAGCTGTGGAGCCCGATCCACTGCTGCCCGCCTTTTCAGTAATTTGCTTCATGGAATCGTTAATTTGGCTATAGAGACGCTCAAAAACCCCGGATTGCTGGAATTTTTGTTCGGGAGTAGTTGCAGAGCTGCCCGGTAGTTTCGTCAATAATTGAATAACCTCATCGGGATTCGTGGTTAATGCCTCTCTCAGTTTGTCCTCATCCACGTACAGCTTTCCTTTTTCGTAGTAATTCTTCGTGGTGATACCAA
Proteins encoded:
- a CDS encoding flagellar protein FliT translates to MENNQLEALLQTILDQTVALESSVLDENSEPDEWSRLLDERQQTMDQLSELIDRGTALSEDQKRNYIAKAYAIDQRLEPVMNGRKETLGEKIGSITSTKNTVKKYNHYSNIAYFSSFFDQKK
- the fliS gene encoding flagellar export chaperone FliS, which encodes MIQNPAKTYQNNQVTTATPSELTLMLYNGAIKFIRQAKNSIGERQFAQAHEANIRVQDILNELIITLNRDIPISKQFMTMYEYMMRRLIEANLKKSTEILNEVEDLFIQFRDTWKEAMKLAKQQG